The sequence AGCCAGAAAATTAAAACGGCACGAAATTCAGCAAATTCATTCGTGCCGCAGCCACTTTCAATTTCCGCCTTCTGTCTTCTGACCTCTGCTTGCCCGGCGTAGCTTGATAAAGCGAAAACGGGTCCTCTATTCTCTGACACTTGACACCTATTTGCACCACCTATTTCTTAGAAGTAGAGAGATCACCTTACAGCTGGCGAAACACATTCCTGACTCGCAGCTATATCGAATAAAAAAGGAGATGATAGAAGGTAGGATAGCCTGCTACTTAACAGGGCTCGATGAAGTTTGCGTCAACCATATCTGGCGAGGATAGTAAAGTTAAAAAATTAAACCCTCAAGTTTTGTTCGATAGCAAGGCGTCTATTCGCTTCAAAAGCGGAGCGTACACGATAATACGTGAGCATTTTGAAGCGGCCTGCGACGAGCTCAGTCGAGTCGATCGCAATCCGCCTGAGGCGGACTATCGGACAAAAGATGAGGGTTTGCTATGAAAATATCTTTGATGCCTTGTCAATATCCTCCGGACAAAAAACAAACAGACATTTCTCATCAGGCGAGGAAACCGATCCATAGACATAATTGATGTTAATGCCCTCTTGGCCAAACTTAGAAGAAATGTTGGCCAGTTCCCCCGGCTTATTGTCAAGCTCAAGGGCAATCACGGGCATGACATCAAAAATAAAATCATTTTTTGACAGCAGATCAACTGCCTTGTCCGTGTCGCCGGCCAAAAGGCGGATCAGGGCAAATTCAACTGAATCTTTGCGCATCGAATTATAGCTGGCAGCTGATGCAATGCGTTTCAGTGATTTACCTCTAGCCTTAAATAGCTCTTGAACATAGGCTGATGCATCCTGGATGGTGATGGCATCGATATTGATACCGGCTTCTCCAAACATAGCTGCCAACCGGCCAAGCTCGCCGGGTACATTCTTTAGAAAAAGAGATATCTCCTGTCTGACCATTGGTTTCTCCTCGTATGTTCGTCTTGCGATCTTATATCAAAAACATTTAGACATAAAAGATCAATGATAAACGTAGGATATAAGGATAATACGGCAGGAAGTCAACACTCTTTGAATCGGAAGGAAAAAGTATTCGGAAAGATTTTTATCCAAATATGATAATAGACGAAAAGCCATAAACCAGGAGCTGGCGGCTGAAGCCGCCTATTCCTGCGTCCCGCCGTACAGCTCTTTGATTTTGGCCCGATCCGGGGAGCCGTCCTCCAGAAGGGGCAATTCATCGACAAAGTCGACATAACTTGGTTTTTTATAGCTGGCAATGTGTTGGCTGACAAAGGCGGTCAGTTCACGGTGGTCCAGTTCCTGGCCTTCTTTTAAAATACAGACCGCTTTGATAGCTTCTTTCCAGGTCGGATCCGGAACGCCGAAGACCACGGTTTGTTCAACGGCCGGATGCTCTAATATGGCGCGTTCAACCTCGGCCGGGTAAACGTTTTCCCCACCCGGCTTGATCAGCTCTTTTTCGGCTTTGCGGCCCTCGTACCACAGGAATCCGTCTACATCAAAACGGCCCAGGTCACCGGTATGATGCCAGCCGCCGCGGAAAGTGTAGGCGGTATCTTCCGGCAGGTTCCAGTAGCCTTTGAAGACCATCGGTCCTTTGACGGCGATTTCTCCGATCTCCCCGGTGCCGACGAGGTCGTCATTGTCATCCACCAACCTCACATCAGCCAGTTCAAGAATCCGGCCGGCGGAACCCGGCTTGTCATCGTAGCGACCCAGAGTGGCCATGGCCGATGTTTCGGTCTGGCCGTAAACGCAAAAAAAGGTGCCGCCGGTGACCTTTTGATATCTTTCAATAGTTTCCGGATTTTCAATGCCTTTTACGGTTATCAAAGAGGTGATGTCTTTGTCGGATTTCTCGTGTGCATCCAGTATAGAGCCTAAAATCGGTGAAAAATCGTACAGAACCGTGACCTTTTTCTCATCAATCAAATCCACCGCCTGGGAGGCATCAAATTTGCTCATGTTGACGCTCTGTACTCCGGCGTGGAAACTGCCGGTGGCCATAAACAACCCGGCGACATGAAATAACGGCAACAGGTTTAAATGCACATCATCAACCGATAAATGAAACAGCAGGTTCAAGCTGACATTGGCAGCGATCACATTGCCATGGGTCAACAGCGCACCCCGGGGTCTGCCGGCCACAGCGGCGGTATGAATAATCACCAGGCCGTCATCTGAGACGACATCCACCGCATCAAACTCGCCCGGGTTATCCAACAGGGTGGCAAATGCAGCAAATTCACCATCTGCAGAATTTAAATTGAAAAAATGCTCAACCGACGGTAATTTGTCCTTGCGCTCCTGAGCCAGTTCCTCAAATTCTTTGTCCACAAAAAAAATTTTAGGTTCACAATCATTTACATTAAAAAGAGCTTCATCCACCGACAGGCGCCAGTTGATAGGCAAAACAATCGCGCCCAGTGCTGCTGCGGCACCATACAGCAGAAAAAATTCCAGACTGTTTTTGCCTACCGCACAGATGCGATCGCCTTTTTGGAGGCCCAATTTCTGCAGGCCGAAAGCCAGGCGATCCACCTGTTCTTTTATATCTGCAAATGTCAGCGTTCTTTCATCATCGACTTCAAACCATGCAGGACGGTTTGTGAAGTTTTGAGCGTTGCGTTGAATCACGTCATAGAAGGTCAAATCATAAAGGCCCATACTCTAGTCCTATTTATTAAAGGTTTTGGAGAATTTTTCATTCAAACACTTACAAGGAGCGCCATGGGTGATCGCTCGTAAACACGACGTCCGCCGCAGGCGGATTTGAGTGCATTAGGGATCGTTTGAAAAAACAGGAATAGGCGAGGTGCTGCAGATCGCTAAAAACGCGCAAATTTTTATCTAATTATTAGAGTGCCATTTAACTGTTTTTTTGCTACAAACCCTTAAGCACGAGTTCGCGCGGATTTCACGAGTGATTATTCATGGCGCTGCTCAATCCAATATAATTACCAACCCGCT comes from Desulfobacterales bacterium and encodes:
- a CDS encoding amino acid-binding protein — protein: MVRQEISLFLKNVPGELGRLAAMFGEAGINIDAITIQDASAYVQELFKARGKSLKRIASAASYNSMRKDSVEFALIRLLAGDTDKAVDLLSKNDFIFDVMPVIALELDNKPGELANISSKFGQEGININYVYGSVSSPDEKCLFVFCPEDIDKASKIFS
- a CDS encoding AMP-binding protein yields the protein MGLYDLTFYDVIQRNAQNFTNRPAWFEVDDERTLTFADIKEQVDRLAFGLQKLGLQKGDRICAVGKNSLEFFLLYGAAAALGAIVLPINWRLSVDEALFNVNDCEPKIFFVDKEFEELAQERKDKLPSVEHFFNLNSADGEFAAFATLLDNPGEFDAVDVVSDDGLVIIHTAAVAGRPRGALLTHGNVIAANVSLNLLFHLSVDDVHLNLLPLFHVAGLFMATGSFHAGVQSVNMSKFDASQAVDLIDEKKVTVLYDFSPILGSILDAHEKSDKDITSLITVKGIENPETIERYQKVTGGTFFCVYGQTETSAMATLGRYDDKPGSAGRILELADVRLVDDNDDLVGTGEIGEIAVKGPMVFKGYWNLPEDTAYTFRGGWHHTGDLGRFDVDGFLWYEGRKAEKELIKPGGENVYPAEVERAILEHPAVEQTVVFGVPDPTWKEAIKAVCILKEGQELDHRELTAFVSQHIASYKKPSYVDFVDELPLLEDGSPDRAKIKELYGGTQE